One window of Botrimarina mediterranea genomic DNA carries:
- a CDS encoding response regulator, whose product MDNRVLFVDDDQMLLSSMERCLGLKLNLDTALSGPEALDRMRSTTYSVVVSDMRMPGMDGVQFIEKARQVAKHTVYMMLTGNQDVQTAIRAVNEGQVFRFLTKPCRPEEIAAAVAQAQHQYDLEASERELLNKTFVGALGVFADVVETLQPRLVGRSGKTEQIFDDLRQRCLLPARWEYKVAAKVLLLGFAMQTQQQSGVNVSPTQANMQLNRACTTAARIVQRIPRLDPVAEIIRCVPTTDGALVHANSEDPSDVILNGAALLRVAHMIEAMVDSGVECAIAMEAIRKTLPALNDKLAAAARDAYPSDIEVEGVPVDIENLQPGLVLFEDLTGAGGATLLRSGRELSQTHIEKLKEEKASRGVLPPVIVTRASFLAAFPEAVTAQTV is encoded by the coding sequence ATGGACAACCGCGTGCTATTCGTCGATGACGACCAGATGCTCCTATCAAGCATGGAGCGTTGTCTCGGACTGAAGCTCAATCTCGACACGGCGCTCTCGGGCCCCGAGGCCCTGGACCGTATGCGATCCACCACCTATTCCGTTGTCGTCAGCGACATGCGGATGCCGGGGATGGACGGCGTGCAATTCATCGAGAAGGCGCGGCAAGTCGCGAAGCACACCGTCTACATGATGCTGACGGGCAACCAGGACGTGCAGACGGCGATCCGCGCCGTCAACGAGGGGCAGGTCTTCCGCTTCCTGACCAAACCTTGCCGCCCCGAAGAGATCGCCGCCGCCGTCGCACAGGCGCAGCACCAGTACGACCTCGAAGCGTCGGAGCGCGAGCTGCTCAACAAAACGTTCGTCGGCGCGCTGGGCGTTTTCGCCGACGTCGTCGAGACGCTGCAGCCGAGGCTGGTGGGGCGTTCGGGGAAGACCGAACAGATTTTCGACGACCTCCGTCAGCGTTGCCTGCTGCCGGCGCGGTGGGAGTACAAAGTGGCCGCCAAGGTCCTCCTGCTCGGCTTCGCGATGCAGACGCAGCAGCAGTCGGGCGTGAACGTCTCGCCGACACAAGCAAACATGCAGCTCAATCGCGCTTGCACCACCGCCGCGCGGATCGTGCAGCGTATCCCGCGGCTTGACCCGGTCGCCGAGATCATCCGCTGTGTTCCAACGACGGACGGCGCGCTGGTGCACGCCAACTCGGAGGACCCGTCGGACGTCATCCTCAACGGCGCCGCGCTGCTGCGTGTGGCCCATATGATCGAGGCGATGGTGGACTCGGGCGTCGAGTGCGCCATCGCGATGGAGGCGATCCGCAAGACGCTGCCGGCGCTCAATGACAAGCTCGCCGCCGCGGCTCGAGACGCCTATCCCAGCGACATCGAAGTCGAGGGAGTCCCCGTGGACATCGAGAATCTGCAGCCGGGACTGGTGCTGTTCGAGGACCTCACCGGCGCCGGCGGGGCGACGCTGCTGCGGTCGGGCCGGGAACTGAGTCAGACCCACATCGAGAAGCTCAAGGAAGAGAAGGCCTCCCGCGGCGTGCTTCCCCCGGTGATCGTCACCCGGGCTTCGTTCCTCGCCGCGTTCCCGGAAGCCGTCACGGCACAAACGGTCTAA
- a CDS encoding M12 family metallo-peptidase — MPDRCSVLRPFALSVLVAALAARADAATVVIANHTTAPVAVEVGSAGAKLSQMIAPGDSIPFFSGTPLTATYGAGLNRKSEALAADAIYRFVSHTLGGHTGVELRRIGLTGEVMGAPNPAAWRTGAGPSDAPVKVIVCVDDDEPMREAQWQSRLTQRLKKASEIVERQSGVKFVPVGFQTWQSNNAVTDFTQSFREFENTITPPEDAIAIGFTSQYSLQLGRQHMGGTRGPLRRHVMLREWSPRISEAERIELLVHELGHYLGAGHSPEAASVMRPVLGDRPVRLRSEVVRFDPVNTLAIAMVGEEVRRRGVRDLAGITQSRRNRLQQVYTTLSSLTPGEPAGVALLRRLAQVGGDGKAEDSGAVTSDDRSEAAAAAVIEAVTRAAASNQKRDFDARLKGDELTDELVRAAAGAADDPKGFVIGVGIAIDNSGALRMNPRTRAAVEGIEPDRQRRQRLNLLGKPTARGREDLVKHFFVSAAMTALLGEKEAYLWGFGKELADATREGGSGFSFADLAADRAGVRFAKGVLAGNPPTAGLATSFRIDNYLPAIDGLPEGLPLNDVVKTYGGQGDPRFNAQIEEIDRRIEALPAYSLMRLGLP; from the coding sequence ATGCCTGACCGATGCTCCGTGCTCCGCCCGTTCGCCCTTTCGGTGCTGGTCGCTGCGCTGGCGGCGCGGGCCGATGCGGCCACGGTCGTGATCGCCAACCACACGACGGCGCCGGTCGCCGTCGAGGTCGGCAGCGCCGGCGCCAAGCTGTCGCAGATGATCGCGCCGGGCGATTCGATCCCGTTCTTCTCAGGCACACCGCTGACGGCTACCTATGGCGCCGGTCTCAATCGCAAGTCCGAGGCGCTCGCTGCGGACGCGATCTACCGGTTCGTCTCCCACACGCTCGGCGGGCACACCGGCGTCGAGTTGCGGCGGATCGGTTTGACGGGTGAGGTGATGGGGGCGCCCAACCCCGCGGCCTGGCGGACTGGCGCCGGCCCCAGTGACGCGCCGGTGAAGGTCATCGTTTGCGTGGACGACGATGAGCCGATGCGAGAGGCGCAGTGGCAGTCCCGTCTCACTCAGCGGCTGAAGAAGGCGTCGGAGATCGTCGAACGCCAATCGGGCGTGAAGTTCGTGCCGGTAGGCTTTCAGACTTGGCAGTCGAACAACGCGGTGACGGACTTCACGCAGTCTTTCCGTGAGTTCGAGAACACCATCACGCCGCCGGAGGACGCGATCGCCATCGGGTTCACGAGCCAGTACAGCCTCCAACTGGGGCGGCAGCACATGGGCGGCACACGCGGCCCGCTGCGGCGCCACGTGATGCTCCGGGAGTGGTCGCCGCGGATCAGCGAAGCGGAACGGATCGAGCTGCTGGTGCACGAGCTTGGCCACTACTTGGGTGCCGGTCATAGCCCGGAAGCCGCCAGTGTCATGCGACCGGTGCTCGGCGATCGCCCCGTGCGTCTGCGCAGCGAGGTCGTCCGCTTCGACCCGGTGAACACGCTGGCGATCGCGATGGTTGGCGAAGAAGTCCGTCGGCGCGGCGTCCGTGACTTGGCAGGCATTACGCAATCGCGGCGCAATCGCCTGCAACAGGTCTACACAACGCTGTCGTCGCTGACGCCGGGTGAACCGGCCGGCGTGGCGTTGCTGCGACGACTGGCCCAGGTTGGGGGCGACGGCAAGGCCGAAGACTCGGGCGCCGTCACCAGCGACGACCGCAGCGAAGCCGCCGCCGCCGCGGTGATCGAAGCGGTCACACGCGCCGCCGCGAGCAATCAGAAGCGAGACTTCGACGCCCGCCTCAAGGGGGACGAGCTTACCGACGAACTCGTCCGCGCCGCGGCTGGGGCTGCGGATGACCCAAAGGGCTTTGTGATCGGCGTCGGGATCGCGATCGATAACTCCGGCGCCTTGCGGATGAACCCGCGCACGCGGGCCGCCGTCGAAGGCATCGAACCCGATCGACAGCGTCGGCAACGGCTCAACTTGCTCGGCAAGCCCACCGCACGCGGGCGCGAAGACCTCGTGAAGCACTTCTTCGTTTCGGCGGCGATGACGGCGCTGCTGGGCGAGAAAGAGGCCTACCTCTGGGGCTTCGGCAAAGAGCTGGCCGATGCGACACGAGAAGGCGGCTCGGGCTTCAGCTTCGCCGACCTCGCCGCCGACCGCGCCGGCGTGCGGTTCGCCAAGGGCGTGCTCGCCGGCAATCCCCCCACGGCCGGGCTGGCGACGAGCTTCCGCATCGACAACTACCTGCCGGCCATCGACGGACTCCCCGAAGGCCTGCCGCTGAACGACGTTGTCAAAACCTACGGCGGCCAAGGCGACCCACGGTTCAACGCCCAGATCGAAGAGATCGACCGCCGGATCGAAGCCCTACCGGCGTATTCACTCATGCGCCTTGGCCTTCCTTAA
- the gnd gene encoding decarboxylating NADP(+)-dependent phosphogluconate dehydrogenase, producing MSELCDFGLIGLAVMGENLALNVESRGNRVAVYNRTTSVMEDFVNGRAKGKAFVGCKTVEELCKSLKRPRKVMMMVKAGPAVDAVIKELTPYLEPGDIIIDGGNTYYADTERRTKEVEAAGFLYSGTGVSGGEEGALKGPSMMPGGSPDSWPHLKPIFQAIAAKVGPNGDIPCCEWVGPRGAGHYVKMVHNGIEYGDMQLICEAYSMLKEGLGLSNDELYEVFAEWNTGELDSYLIEITRDIFSVKDPETGKDMVDLVLDTAGAKGTGKWMSQLALDLGVPSTLVTEAVYARGLSARKDERVRASKLLKGPNPKYAGDKKQFIEQVRQALYASKIVSYAQGFVQLQAAAVEHDWPLNYGDCAMLWRGGCIIRAVFLDRIKEAFDKSPKLENLLLAPYFADAVDKAQDAWRHVVSQAALLGIPVPAFYTALAYYDGFRRERLPANLLQSQRDYFGAHTYERTDKPRGEFFHTEWIELRKDPS from the coding sequence GTGAGCGAGTTGTGCGATTTTGGCCTGATTGGCCTGGCCGTTATGGGCGAAAACCTGGCCCTCAACGTCGAGAGCCGCGGCAACCGCGTCGCGGTCTACAACCGCACGACCAGCGTGATGGAGGACTTCGTCAACGGCCGGGCGAAGGGGAAGGCGTTCGTCGGTTGCAAAACGGTGGAAGAACTTTGCAAGAGCCTCAAGCGCCCGCGCAAGGTCATGATGATGGTCAAGGCGGGCCCCGCCGTGGACGCCGTGATCAAAGAGCTGACGCCCTACCTCGAGCCGGGCGACATCATCATCGACGGCGGCAACACCTACTACGCCGACACCGAACGGCGCACCAAAGAAGTCGAGGCGGCGGGCTTCCTCTACTCGGGCACGGGCGTCTCCGGCGGTGAAGAGGGCGCCCTCAAGGGCCCCAGCATGATGCCGGGCGGCTCGCCCGACTCGTGGCCGCACCTCAAGCCGATCTTCCAGGCGATCGCCGCCAAGGTTGGGCCCAATGGCGACATCCCTTGCTGCGAGTGGGTCGGCCCCCGCGGCGCCGGGCACTATGTGAAGATGGTGCACAACGGCATCGAGTACGGCGACATGCAGCTGATCTGCGAGGCCTACTCGATGCTCAAGGAGGGCCTCGGCCTCAGCAACGACGAGCTGTACGAGGTCTTCGCCGAATGGAATACGGGCGAACTCGACAGCTATCTGATCGAGATCACCCGCGACATCTTCAGCGTCAAGGACCCTGAGACCGGCAAAGACATGGTCGATTTGGTGCTCGACACGGCCGGCGCCAAGGGGACTGGCAAGTGGATGAGCCAACTGGCGCTCGACCTCGGCGTGCCGAGCACGCTGGTGACCGAAGCCGTCTACGCCCGTGGCCTCTCGGCTCGCAAAGACGAGCGCGTCCGCGCCAGCAAACTGCTGAAGGGACCCAACCCGAAGTACGCGGGCGACAAAAAGCAGTTCATCGAGCAGGTGCGTCAGGCGCTCTACGCCTCGAAGATCGTTAGCTACGCGCAGGGCTTCGTGCAATTACAGGCGGCTGCGGTCGAGCACGACTGGCCGCTCAACTACGGCGACTGCGCGATGCTGTGGCGTGGCGGCTGCATCATCCGCGCCGTGTTCCTCGACCGCATCAAGGAAGCGTTCGACAAGAGCCCGAAGCTCGAGAATCTTCTCCTGGCGCCCTATTTTGCCGACGCGGTGGACAAGGCCCAAGACGCCTGGCGTCACGTCGTGTCGCAAGCGGCCCTACTGGGCATCCCCGTCCCGGCGTTCTACACGGCCCTGGCGTACTACGACGGCTTCCGCCGCGAACGCCTGCCCGCGAACCTGCTGCAATCACAACGCGACTACTTCGGCGCCCACACCTACGAACGGACCGACAAGCCACGCGGGGAGTTTTTCCATACGGAGTGGATTGAGCTGCGGAAGGATCCTTCGTGA
- the zwf gene encoding glucose-6-phosphate dehydrogenase encodes MPHTIVIFGASGDLTSRKLIPALYNLKRKKRLPEDARIVGFSRTAFSHDEWRKDLRATTQEFAGDKFKPEVWDEFAKQVFYHAGDIGDQADFVALGKFLGELEGGQNASRVYYLSTAPRFYGQAVEQLGKAGLACEDGGCDRRVVIEKPFGIDLASAKALNNTVHAHFKEHQVYRIDHYLGKETVQNLFVLRFANAIFEPIWNRQYIDHVQITVAEEVNVGSRAGYYDSAGVVRDMIQNHLLQLLMVTAMEPPARYAADPVRDEKVKVLLAVRPKTPKDIARDTVRAQYDGYLKAEGVPENSKTATFAAIKLGIDNWRWQGVPFYLRSGKAMSCRTTQIVIQFRQPPHMLFKEGPKTIRDANRLIIQVQPAEGIQMHFQTKVPDAGMTMRQTDLDFNYQKNFGGSIPEAYERLLLDAIEGDASLFARADEVEAAWGICDPILNTWAATDQPKLLTYEPGGWGPVECTEWMAAQRREWFDACPVLH; translated from the coding sequence ATGCCGCACACCATCGTTATCTTCGGCGCCTCGGGCGACCTCACCAGCCGCAAGCTGATCCCTGCGCTGTACAACCTCAAGCGCAAGAAACGTTTGCCGGAGGATGCGCGGATCGTGGGCTTTAGCCGCACCGCGTTTTCGCATGACGAGTGGCGGAAGGACCTGCGGGCAACGACGCAGGAGTTCGCTGGCGATAAGTTCAAGCCGGAGGTTTGGGACGAGTTTGCCAAGCAGGTCTTCTATCACGCCGGCGACATCGGCGACCAAGCCGACTTCGTCGCGCTCGGCAAGTTCCTTGGCGAACTTGAAGGCGGTCAGAACGCATCGCGGGTCTATTACCTCTCGACAGCGCCGCGGTTCTATGGGCAGGCGGTCGAACAGCTCGGCAAGGCGGGGCTCGCTTGCGAGGACGGCGGCTGTGACCGCCGCGTGGTTATCGAGAAGCCTTTCGGCATCGACCTCGCTTCGGCCAAGGCCTTGAACAACACCGTGCATGCTCACTTCAAGGAGCATCAGGTCTATCGCATCGACCACTACCTCGGCAAAGAGACGGTCCAGAACCTGTTCGTGCTGCGGTTCGCCAACGCGATCTTTGAGCCGATCTGGAACCGACAGTACATCGACCACGTGCAGATCACCGTGGCCGAGGAGGTCAATGTCGGCAGCCGCGCCGGGTACTACGACTCGGCGGGCGTGGTGCGGGATATGATCCAGAACCACCTGCTGCAGCTGCTGATGGTCACCGCGATGGAGCCGCCCGCGCGCTACGCGGCCGACCCGGTGCGTGACGAGAAGGTGAAGGTGCTGCTCGCGGTCCGTCCGAAGACGCCCAAGGACATCGCCCGCGACACGGTCCGCGCCCAGTACGACGGCTACCTCAAAGCCGAGGGCGTGCCGGAGAATAGCAAAACGGCGACCTTTGCGGCGATCAAGCTGGGGATCGACAACTGGCGTTGGCAGGGGGTGCCGTTCTATCTGCGGAGCGGCAAGGCGATGAGCTGCCGCACGACACAGATCGTCATCCAGTTCCGCCAGCCGCCGCACATGCTGTTCAAGGAAGGGCCCAAGACGATCCGCGACGCCAACCGCCTAATCATCCAGGTGCAGCCGGCCGAGGGGATCCAGATGCACTTCCAAACGAAGGTCCCCGACGCCGGCATGACGATGCGGCAGACCGACCTCGACTTCAACTACCAGAAGAACTTCGGCGGCAGCATCCCCGAGGCGTACGAGCGGCTGCTGCTCGACGCGATCGAAGGGGACGCGAGCCTCTTCGCCCGCGCCGACGAGGTCGAAGCCGCGTGGGGCATCTGCGACCCGATCCTTAACACCTGGGCCGCGACCGACCAGCCGAAGCTGTTAACGTACGAGCCCGGCGGCTGGGGCCCGGTCGAATGCACCGAGTGGATGGCGGCGCAGCGCCGCGAATGGTTCGATGCTTGTCCCGTTTTGCACTGA
- a CDS encoding riboflavin synthase, producing MFTGLVQSLAEVVSLAEEGPGVRLTVRDALIAGSVAIGDSVCINGCCLTVVGIEGDAVAFQAGSETLSRTNLGDLKAGSRVNLEPSLKAGDQLGGHYVTGHVDCLGVVDAIEPEGDWSKYWFHVPAIQIRQMASKGSVAVDGVSLTLVDVEDLPPVVGLAQGGRFSVALIPHTLGVTTLGGRKVGDHVNIETDVLAKYVERQLAGRQ from the coding sequence ATGTTCACCGGCCTCGTTCAATCCCTCGCTGAAGTCGTCTCGCTCGCCGAAGAAGGGCCCGGCGTGCGGCTGACGGTGCGTGACGCGTTGATTGCCGGCAGTGTGGCGATTGGCGACAGTGTTTGCATCAACGGCTGCTGCTTGACGGTCGTTGGGATTGAAGGCGATGCGGTCGCGTTTCAGGCGGGGAGCGAGACGCTCTCGCGCACGAATCTTGGCGACCTAAAAGCCGGTAGCCGAGTGAATCTCGAGCCCTCGCTGAAGGCCGGCGACCAACTCGGCGGGCACTATGTTACGGGCCACGTCGACTGCCTCGGCGTTGTTGATGCGATTGAGCCAGAAGGTGATTGGTCGAAGTATTGGTTCCACGTCCCTGCTATTCAAATCCGCCAGATGGCGAGCAAGGGCTCCGTAGCGGTTGACGGCGTTAGTTTGACGCTCGTCGATGTCGAAGACTTGCCACCCGTTGTTGGTTTGGCGCAGGGGGGACGGTTCAGTGTGGCGCTGATTCCGCACACGCTTGGCGTCACGACGCTCGGCGGCCGCAAGGTCGGCGACCACGTCAACATCGAGACCGACGTGCTGGCGAAGTATGTCGAGCGGCAATTGGCGGGGCGGCAGTAG